Proteins co-encoded in one Solea senegalensis isolate Sse05_10M linkage group LG8, IFAPA_SoseM_1, whole genome shotgun sequence genomic window:
- the dixdc1a gene encoding dixin-A yields the protein MGAKQMKCLSSASPAHSPKDEYVITQSTDAPEEETQTLRDQAETRGESRDDKSELTEKKSVADEMPLCGLCPSLGLGGQEEEEKSWEEQLDAHQEQLEKEMQEARKMVFRLQTLLLHGSLPEEDQDGSVSFGDTRANTEQQLVLIRSRLDQSTEEALDLKRELLRHKQEARHIQAIKDALQQRLSVQEDAVLQLKQELLRSNMAKDQLEGENAELKHKLSEQNKLLSEYEQLERKERILQQQQHKHEEAQHKAHELSLTRSFRSESGGYTHNSTSFKHSAPGEELQLVREALRSLRDSFSGHDPQHHTLDTLEQGVSSLVDRLHSLDTQRRQDRGEEFKSPGRRANSTDRDSWPPSSKMAHSHSTPGLDSTVSTKVLYFTDRSLTPFLINIPKRLGEVTLRDFKAAVDRQGSFRYHFKALDPEFGTVKEEVFHDGAVVPGWEGKIVAWVEEDHGERR from the exons TCTCAGCTCGGCCAGCCCCGCTCACTCCCCCAAAGACGAGTATGTCATCACCCAGTCCACCGACGCCCCTGAAGAGGAGACGCAAACGCTCCGCGATCAGGCCGAGACCCGCGGGGAATCTCGAGATGACAAATCGGAGCTGacggaaaaaaaatctgttgcaG ATGAGATGCCTCTCTGTGGTTTGTGTCCCTCCCTGGGGCTTGgtgggcaggaggaggaggagaagtccTGGGAGGAGCAGCTGGACGCCCAccaggagcagctggagaaaGAGATGCAGGAGGCCAGGAAGATGGTGTTCCGCCTACAG ACGCTGCTGCTTCATGGTTCTCTGCCTGAGGAAGACCAGGATGGATCTGTGAGCTTTGGAGATACTCGAGCTAACACAGAACAACAGCTG GTTCTAATCCGCAGTCGACTGGACCAAAGCACAGAGGAGGCCCTTGATCTCAAG AGGGAGCtcctgagacacaaacaggagGCTCGTCACATCCAGGCCATCAAG GACGCTCTGCAGCAGCGTCTGTCGGTGCAGGAGGACgctgtgctgcagctgaagcAGGAGCTGCTCAGATCTAACATGGCCAAAGATCAGCTGGAGGGAGAAAAT GCCGAACTCAAGCACAAGCTGAGTGAACAGAACAAATTACTCAGTGAATACGAG cagctcgAGAGGAAGGAGCggattctgcagcagcagcagcacaaacacgAGGAGGCTCAGCACAAAGCACACGAGCTCAGTCTCACACGG tCCTTCAGGAGTGAAAGTGGTGGATACACTCATAACTCGACGTCGTTCAAACACAGTGCACCG GGTGAAGAGCTGCAGTTGGTGCGCGAGGCCCTGCGCAGTCTGAGGGACAGTTTTTCAGGCCACGACCCCCAGCATCACACTCTGGACACTCTGGAGCAGGGAGTGTCCAGCCTGGTGGACAGATTACACTCTCTGGACACGCAGCGCAGACAGGACAGAGgg GAGGAATTCAAATCGCCAGGACGCCGAGCCAACTCGACAGACCGGGACTCGTGGCCGCCGAGCTCAA AAATggcacattcacacagcacgCCGGGGCTGGACAGTACCGTGTCCACCAAAGTGCTCTACTTCACGGACCGCTCGCTCACGCCGTTCCTCATTAACATCCCAAAAAG gctGGGTGAAGTGACGCTGCGAGACttcaaggcagcagtagacagaCAGGGCAGCTTCAGGTACCACTTCAAGGCGCTCGACCCGGAGTTTGGCACCGTGAAAGAGGAG GTGTTCCATGACGGCGCCGTCGTGCCCGGCTGGGAGGGGAAGATCGTGGCGTGGGTGGAGGAAGACCACGGAGAAAGGAGGTAG